From the Haemophilus parainfluenzae genome, the window TTCATACGCTTTAGCCAACCATGCTGGAATTTTTACATTCGTAAATGATGCCATTTTTTGAAGTTGTTTGAAGTTAGTGACAGGTAGAATACCCGGAACAATTTCAGCCTCAATACCAATGGATGCACAGCGGTCTCGGAAGCGAAGATAACTATCAATATCAAAGAAGAATTGAGTAATGACATGATTAGCACCTGCATCAATTTTACGTTTCAAATTGATTAAATCTGCTTGTGCTGATTTTGCTTCAGGGTGAACTTCAGGATATGCTGCAACTGAGATATCAAAATCTGCTACAGAGCGGAGTAGTTCAACTAAATCAGCCGCATAGAAAGGTTTTTTAGCATAGCCTTTTGGCTCATCACCGCGTAAAGCTACAATGCGACGAATACCGCTATCCCAATAATCTTTTGCAATTTCTTTTAATTCTTCAGGTGTGGCATCAATACCCGTTAAATGTGGTGCAGCTTCTATACCTGTTTCTGCTTTAATGGCTTTCACGATGCTATGTGTACGATCACGTTCGCCAGAGTTTGCGCCATAGGTGACGGAAACAAATTTAGGATTTAATACTTTTAAGCGATGAATGGAATCCC encodes:
- the metF gene encoding methylenetetrahydrofolate reductase — protein: MSYANEINTLNQHLADTNKKINVSFEFFPPKNEKMESMLWDSIHRLKVLNPKFVSVTYGANSGERDRTHSIVKAIKAETGIEAAPHLTGIDATPEELKEIAKDYWDSGIRRIVALRGDEPKGYAKKPFYAADLVELLRSVADFDISVAAYPEVHPEAKSAQADLINLKRKIDAGANHVITQFFFDIDSYLRFRDRCASIGIEAEIVPGILPVTNFKQLQKMASFTNVKIPAWLAKAYEGLDDDPTTRNLVAASVAMDMVKILSREGVNDFHFYTLNRSELTYAICHTLGIRPTTNP